From the Juglans microcarpa x Juglans regia isolate MS1-56 chromosome 3D, Jm3101_v1.0, whole genome shotgun sequence genome, the window ttttttcaaatcctaaaacaaaaataatatttaaaaaaaaattctaacaatattttatttaactttcaacttttatctcaactaatttcatctcatcttacctgcgaaaacaaacgaggcctaagaagGGTCTAGTGGCTGAATAACCGGACATAACCAAGTATACAAGGCTCTCACTTTGGAGTTCGGAAATAACGAAGCACAATCAGTTCCTGTGGAGAAATAGATTCCACCATCTCACCGATCATCCCCCACCTGAACATCCCCACCCTctcttaggctgcgtttggatgttgaactgagttgagttgaaatgattaaatattgttagaatattattttttaatattattattattttatgatttgaaaaaattgaattgtttattatattttatgttggaatttgaaaaaattataataatgaattgagatgagtttgagatccaaacaagcccttacaCTCCACTCAGATGCAAGACTTGTTCCACCGTCCTGAACCGCTTCTCGTGCACGTGGACTTCGCCTCCAAGATCTGGATCTGCCCCCTCTGCTACCAGCGCAACCACTTCCCTCACTACTCCCTGATCTCCAAGACCAACACACCGGCGAGCTCCATGAGCAGTATAGTATTGTGCAATATTTCCTCCCACAAAATTCTGACCCGCATTTCTGTCATTCTCTGCTCTCGCCTGTGTTTTTGTTCATGTTTGATACTTGCATGATTGATGAGGAGATGATGTTCATCAAATCACTAATAAAGCGTGACATTGGAACAAAGAAACAAGCCAGAAACCTCACTCAAACCAGAATCCCCATAGTGTTTTTAGTacagataaaacaaaaaatgaaagagcTAGTGTGACTGAAACAGAAGGTGAATGTGTGcaagaaggggagagagagagagagagagatagagccgGTTAAAGTTATAAGTTGCTTGAAGTTTCAAGAaaccagcaaaaaaaaaaaaaaaacacatcttcCCGCAAACACCATTTATGAGGTCTACACTCTGCACAATATACACATTCCCATGAAATAGCTAACTAGCCACCATcaaataagtaaacaaataaaatatgcCCTCAAACACCATTTTACGAGGTGTATACTCTTTGCAGAATGTACGCATTGTCCATGAAATAGTTAACCACACAAAGTTACCAATTCACAACCCAAAACAATACGCAAAAAATATGTAATCTGTATTCCTAGAACCCCAATTGGGCCATCACCCACGGATGCTCATCTGATGCCTTAAGATATAAAACCtcgtttctttcattttctctgcAAAAGCCACAGAGAGATAGAATACATATATTCAATTGTCAGATgtacatatatttattatatgcatGTAGGACGAGGGTTGAATCGGGATCTTTGGTGGAGTCGACCATGGACGACACTGCTATCGTAACAAAGCCTAGGAGCTTCCACCCCCTTGCCAAAACGTGAAGAGAATGACATGGTTGACGACGAAGATGAGTGCAACATGGAGGTCTGGGAGACAATTAGCCAGAGCTTTTTCATGAGATTAACGGCAACATGTCCAAGATTCTTTTGTATTTGCTCCTATCTATCAGTCAATTTTCCCAGCATTGTTCGTCAATGGCAACTAGACTTGTTTTAAATCATAACAATTGCAAAATCCAGTACCCAGGTCCCATACCTGTAACCGGCCCGTGTAGGGATGGGTTGGGAGATGTAGTTTCCGGATTGGATTTTCCGGACCTGATAAAATCCGTGCCTGAAAATGCATCTAGAATCTGGTTATCCGGGTTCCGGACCGGATCAGGAAAAACCTGGCCTAGTTGAACAGTTTTagtacttattatatttttctggAAGATTTTGTGGGAATAGTTTTGTAATAGGTCATGATAGTGTATGACTATTTTCAACGTAATAATGATACTATTGCGTTTGTATAATGTAGCTACAAGGTTTCAATCTTGGAATATTGTAGATATTTTTGCTACTATAGATGACCTGGTACTCCATCCTATCACAAATGACATGTCACTAAAATTCCTTATGTAAGAACTAATTTGTACCGACATGTAACTGACAAGCTGTGATATGATGGGACTATTTCGTGTTTGTACTCCATAGCTACTTAATTATTACtcatcaatattttaaatttgatttctGAAGCACTCAAACAAGTGGCTACACTCAACGTTTTCAGGATTATGTGTCTCCCTAGTGTGCATCACATTAATCATACTTTCGACCTATTCTAGTTAGGTGGGGTTGAAGAACACATTTGTCACACATTAGATGGAATATTTACGGTTGCAGAGATTTAGGCTTGAAATGTCTGAACTACAAGAACAAATACTCTAGAACCCCAATTTTGTGATTGATGACTAATGAGAGAATCTCCATTAATATTCCATATTGGCATAGTGGGAGAGTGCCGCCTATTACCCCGAGGAaatatacttatcaaaaaaaaattaccccgAGGAAATATGTAGATGTGATTCAATTCCCAGAGGAAATGTACATTTGGCCTATAGAATAAACATAACCAATTAAGCACAATGTTGTTTCTATGAGCAAATAGTCAAGGTAGGGAATGCTAtatgtgctactcatttttgttcctagttttacttatcaaaaaatttttTGTTCCTAGTTCATGTTTATGAGGATAGATAAATGATATGTGATGCATGCAACCTACATGTACACTTCCTTCTAATCCAAGGTAAAGAAGGATGGATATTGAATGTCTTGATAATTCAGTCGTGTCCTTGTATGCTTGGATTGgaagataaaatgaatataagACTCTTTTAGCTGGacttcaaaatatatcaaaataagaaCACAAAGTCATAGGAACCTCCTAGTTGCAAGAGGAGTTATTTGTATTCAGTTATACTAAAGGTGAAAATTTTCCTCTTTAGGTTAAGTTCCTGTGTTCATTTtcccttttaattaattttaatggtCACGTCAAAACATATGTAAAAGTAAAATCATTGTCGCTAATTGAATTATAGGTCCAGTTCCATCCATTTTTTGTCGAGCCAATTCTCTGTGGCAGTGAGGTGGAAAATCCCTCCCTCAATCTTCAGAGGAGTAAGGATTAGAGAGGAAGAACTTCATACTAATGGAGAAGTGTTTTCCCAAAATAAGTGCCTTAGTTCTTGTTCATATTTTTGGTCCTCAAACCAACATgtcctctctttctttctattgcTTGGTAAGTGGATTGTGGGACATGGGGGAGCAGTATTTGCTTTTGACTGATAGAAAGCATCTCTTTTGTTCCTCCTGATTGAACCAGCCAAAAAATCACAATAGAAAAAGTTGTTATTGCTATcgatcaaaaaaggaaaaagttctTGCCAGGAGAGTAGCAACAGAGACTTCTCTATCTGAAGCAGAGGCTTTGTTGTTGACATCCtcgtaaatttctttttatttatagcATGCGATTGTTATGATAGAATTCTTGGCTTTGTTAAGACTACGAGTCCACTGTCTTGGGTTTTTGCACCCTATTTGTTTCTAAATGCATTTGCTTTCAGGTTCTTGTCCAGGAAGGATATCCAGCTCATTGTAGGGTTCGGATGCCCAACCATAGACAGGAAAGTTGTCAACTCAGGGAAGCGTCTGAGAGCACATGTTGGCATTGATGAAGGAAATGTATGTCCTTTCATTTTCCCAATTTTTACCTCCATGTGAATCGGTGTGATTAAGTTAATAAAGTCAATGTCTTTTATTCCGTAAACTTCAAAATCTTTTATTACTGGTTACTTTGAATCCAACTTATGTTTCTCTTAAAAGATACCAGTATGATCAGTACGCATTTATTACATCTAATATGAATCAAAATTTTAGTAGGTTTGTAGCTCCTGCAATTTAAGGGGAGACTGTGAGAGGGCGTATGTGAAGGCACGTCAAGATGAAAGTGGGCGAACTGTGGATGTCATGCGCATCTTGTTAACGTATGGGCTTGATCGAATTACAGGTACAGTGGAGAACAAGCTAGGTTCAAACAGATTACTTACAGAATCAGTGAGAAGGTTGCTGAAGGAAATGGTAGAATATAGTAGCACCAAGGAACTTGACTCTGATCTACCTAAGGCCACACCCTTGAAAAGAGCCGCATCAGCACAAGACCATTCCAGGCCCCAGAAAAAGCCCACATAAATGTCCCAATGAAGCAAGGAGATTGGATTTGTCCCAAGTAGTTTGATTTCTGCACTTACACTGAtttaaaatctctctctctctctgtatatatatatatatatatatatatatatatatatatatatataatatagatgtATATATTTACAGTGTTTCACCCTtcctattttttgtttatagatGCAGCTTTATTAATTTTGCAAAAAACATCAAGTGCTTGCGTTGTGATGGTTTATTCCATGAAAGACTAAAGCAACTGCGTGAGGTTCAGGATCATCTTCCGTTAAAGAAGGGGGATTGGATATGTGACAAGTAATGGCTTTTAGGTTATATAACTTTGGAAACTTTATGGTTCTTTCTGATTAAGATGATATTTTTACAGATgcaatttcttaaattttgccAAGAACACAAGATGTTTGCAATGCAAAGAGAACCCTCCAAAGCGGCAACTTAATCCTGGGGAGTGGGAGTGTGACTCGTAAGTTCTCTTCCTAATGCATTCTCTTTCATTCTTTGAAGTCAGTGCTATTCTTTGAAATGGTTCAGTTTTtcctcgaatattttaaatcGAGTAAGGAATCTGTCATTGTTGAAGGTGTAACTACATCAACTTCAGAAGAAACATCGTATGTTTGAAATGTGACTTCAGACGGCCAAAAGCATTCAATGCTTCAAATCCCTCCAATCAACCTCAACAAGATAATGGAGGCTATTGTAATCAGAGTGAAATGAGTTCTATCAGAGCTAAGGCCAATGTTAACGATCAGGCATCTGTTGGACGAAATAGAAAAAGTCTAGAAATGGGTTCAAATATATGGAGATTTGTGGACGATTCCAGCGATTATGTTAACAAGAGGGAAATGAGTATTGTCAGGGCTAAGGCCAATGTTAACTATCAGGCTTCTGTtggaagaaatagaaaaagtcGGGAAACTGGCTCAAATATGTGGAGATTTGTGGACGATTCCAACGATTCTGCTTGCTCAAGCGCATGTAACGACGATTCTGGATTTCTAGATTTTCCCATTTCTGGGGGTAAGAGTGATTTGTCTCAAGATGAACAAAGGAGAGAAAGATGGAAGTTGGAGATGCTGCAGAGGAGAAAAGGCACCATAACGGCAAGCCCAGAAGATGATGAATTTAGGTCTGCAAATTTTCCGAGAAAGCTGGATTTCCCT encodes:
- the LOC121256538 gene encoding zinc finger protein VAR3, chloroplastic-like, with product MVRFAKRIEPALPDFSAKISLKLAPMHKLSPSGCGHLCSSLRNFFKGHKTLSSITLFSTCAETVGPKSKLEFIINEVEELQCSKSTTQITQTAPETENSSILSLSTKPERMSVQISHPWPEWVDLMECLLKRGCIEGGRAPFGIGEAGDAKERNLIRTACLNFARDRYDLIRFLSRKDIQLIVGFGCPTIDRKVVNSGKRLRAHVGIDEGNVCSSCNLRGDCERAYVKARQDESGRTVDVMRILLTYGLDRITGTVENKLGSNRLLTESVRRLLKEMVEYSSTKELDSDLPKATPLKRQGDWICPKCSFINFAKNIKCLRCDGLFHERLKQLREVQDHLPLKKGDWICDKCNFLNFAKNTRCLQCKENPPKRQLNPGEWECDSCNYINFRRNIVCLKCDFRRPKAFNASNPSNQPQQDNGGYCNQSEMSSIRAKANVNDQASVGRNRKSLEMGSNIWRFVDDSSDYVNKREMSIVRAKANVNYQASVGRNRKSRETGSNMWRFVDDSNDSACSSACNDDSGFLDFPISGGKSDLSQDEQRRERWKLEMLQRRKGTITASPEDDEFRSANFPRKLDFPESTDDEELAEWFGHGKTERKACSTT